Proteins encoded in a region of the Tripterygium wilfordii isolate XIE 37 chromosome 21, ASM1340144v1, whole genome shotgun sequence genome:
- the LOC119989845 gene encoding uncharacterized protein LOC119989845, with amino-acid sequence MGSTTVTHLVLMIFILASNYMEIAAQTGSSDSPPPGTQPILHSDNTVRVDPLDGFKKYRGGYDITNKHYWSSTIFTGVHGYTIGILWLFFGVVYGCFVLATKFCSKRKEKLKRSSLCFKQCYLRPVLLATFFTLLGIAASGLVLGSNAKFHSQAKAVVNLVIETANEASETIYNTTGAMKYIASDLVNTSTYEASEASGFLTSTSERLDVEAADIQREAQKNRRLIDKGLKIIYVVTMVTISLNLVAAIALSVTGILRLRRALYLLMILCWLLTVLCWLLFGMYFFVGKFLSDTCIAIENFHENPYNSSLSSILPCDKLLSAKPVLSDISRGIYGLVNQVNANISVQAASYPTVCNPFSAPPEYEYQPNNCPPNTIQIGDIPQVVKVFTCSGADNGTCNDGEFITYSDYKTVEAYTSSIQNLLNVYPSMEDLIECQSVKDAFSEILHKHCKPLKKYVSMVWVAMVVLSVIMVVLVLILTAQASHEQETHSSGGSVKPHPTTTELVKDDSNSSSV; translated from the exons ATGGGCTCCACAACTGTGACACATTTAGTTCTGATGATTTTCATTTTAGCGTCAAATTACATGGAAATTGCAGCACAGACAGGCTCATCAGATAGTCCTCCACCTG GTACACAACCCATTTTACATTCAGATAATACAGTGAGAGTAGATCCCCTTGATGGTTTTAAGAAATACAGAGGAGGATATGACATCACCAACAAGCATTATTGGAgt TCAACAATATTTACAGGAGTTCATGGCTACACGATTGGGATACTCTGGCTTTTCTTTGGAGTTGTGTACGGATGCTTTGTTTTGGCAACCAAATTCTgttccaaaagaaaagaaaagcttaAGAGGTCATCACTTTGCTTCAAGCAATGCTACTTGAGGCCTGTTCTACTGGCTACATTCTTCACACTCCTGGGAAT AGCTGCATCCGGGTTAGTTCTGGGATCGAACGCAAAATTTCATTCACAAGCAAAAGCTGTGGTCAACCTAGTTATTGAGACAGCAAATGAGGCATCTGAAACCATATACAACACAACAGGAGCAATGAAATATATAGCAAGCGACTTAGTGAACACATCTACATATGAAGCTTCTGAGGCATCTGGGTTCCTCACCTCTACATCAGAGAGGCTAGATGTTGAAGCTGCAGATATACAAAGGGAAGCCCAGAAGAATCGACGCTTAATCGACAAGGGTCTCAAGATAAT CTACGTGGTAACTATGGTGACCATCTCCCTGAACCTAGTTGCAGCAATTGCTCTGTCAG TCACCGGAATCCTGAGGTTACGGCGGGCGCTTTACTT GTTGATGATACTCTGCTGGTTACTGACAGTTTTGTGCTGGTTGTTGTTTGGGATGTACTTCTTTGTAGGAAA GTTTCTAAGCGATACTTGTATAGCTATTGAAAACTTCCACGAAAATCCCTATAACAGCAGCTTGAGCTCAATACTTCCCTGTGACAAACTGCTCTCAGCAAAGCCTGTCCTTTCTGATATCAGCAGGGGGATTTATGGCCTCGTTAATCAG GTGAATGCAAATATATCAGTACAAGCAGCATCATATCCGACGGTCTGCAATCCCTTCTCAGCTCCTCCCGAGTATGAATACCAGCCAAATAACTGCCCACCTAATACAATTCAAATAGGAGACATACCACAG GTCGTAAAGGTGTTTACATGTTCTGGGGCTGACAATGGGACCTGTAATGATGGAGAGTTTATAACATATAGTGATTACAAAACAGTAGAGGCTTACACAAGTTCAATTCAGAACCTTCTAAATGTGTATCCTAGTATGGAAGATTTAATCGAGTGTCAGTCAGTGAAGGATGCATTTTCAGAGATCCTTCACAAGCACTGCAAGCCATTGAAGAAATATGTAAGCATGGTATGGGTTGCAATGGTTGTTCTTTCAGTCATCATGGTGGTTTTGGTCCTGATATTGACAGCACAAGCTAGTCATGAGCAGGAAACACATTCTTCTGGGGGTTCTGTGAAACCCCACCCAACAACTACTGAATTAGTCAAAGATGACTCAAATTCTAGTTCAGTCTAG
- the LOC119989846 gene encoding oligosaccharyltransferase complex subunit ostc-like, which produces MAPRSDSVQSSTAAEPISGASMDPIFHILKVLPYSVLRPPRLRLKLPSFSLPSPMTVFSLILLTYFMVVSGLVYDVIVEPPGIGSTQDPVTGSVRPVVFLQGRVNGQYIIEGLSSGFMFVLGGVGIILLDLALDKNRAKNVKVSYASAGISSIVLAYIMSMLFIRIKIPAYLR; this is translated from the coding sequence ATGGCACCCAGATCGGATTCCGTCCAGAGCTCCACCGCTGCGGAGCCAATATCCGGTGCTTCCATGGATCCGATCTTCCACATACTGAAGGTTCTCCCTTACTCCGTCCTTCGCCCTCCCCGTCTCCGTCTGAAGCTTCCCAGCTTCAGCCTCCCCTCTCCTATGACTGTtttctctctaattcttctcaCCTACTTCATGGTGGTCTCCGGCCTAGTCTACGACGTGATCGTGGAGCCCCCAGGTATCGGCTCCACTCAGGATCCCGTTACTGGCTCCGTCCGCCCGGTCGTCTTCCTCCAAGGCCGCGTCAACGGACAGTACATCATTGAAGGACTCTCGTCTGGTTTCATGTTCGTTCTCGGTGGCGTCGGCATCATTCTGTTGGACCTCGCTTTGGACAAGAACCGTGCCAAGAATGTCAAGGTCTCCTACGCCTCTGCGGGGATCTCCTCCATAGTTCTGGCTTATATTATGAGTATGCTCTTTATTCGCATTAAGATCCCAGCTTATCTTAGATAA